The following are encoded together in the Methylorubrum sp. B1-46 genome:
- the fabI gene encoding enoyl-ACP reductase FabI, whose protein sequence is MTGLMAGKRGLIMGVANDHSIAWGIAKTLHRQGAELAFTYQGEALGRRVAPLAASVGSDIVLPCDVEDIGTVDAAFAALDERFPDGIDFIVHAIGFSDKAQLKGRYVDVTTRANFSRTMTISCFSFTEIAQRAAARMPRGGSLLTLTYAGSTRVMPNYNVMGVAKAALEASVRYLASDLGPDGIRVNALSAGPMRTLAGAGIADARLMYNHQKAHAPLRRTVTLEDVGNSALYLLSDLSAGVTGEIHFVDSGYNIISMPRPAVLQAQDEAGVVGDDV, encoded by the coding sequence ATGACGGGTTTAATGGCGGGCAAGCGCGGCCTCATCATGGGGGTCGCCAACGATCATTCGATCGCCTGGGGCATCGCCAAGACTCTACACCGGCAGGGCGCAGAACTCGCCTTCACCTATCAGGGCGAGGCGCTCGGCCGCCGCGTCGCGCCGCTCGCCGCCTCGGTCGGCTCCGACATCGTGCTGCCCTGTGACGTCGAGGACATCGGCACCGTCGATGCCGCCTTCGCCGCCCTCGACGAGCGCTTCCCCGACGGGATCGACTTCATCGTCCACGCGATCGGCTTCTCGGACAAGGCGCAGCTCAAGGGCCGCTACGTCGATGTCACGACCCGCGCGAATTTTTCGCGCACCATGACGATCTCCTGCTTCTCCTTCACCGAGATCGCCCAGCGCGCGGCCGCGCGCATGCCGCGGGGCGGATCGCTTTTGACGCTGACCTATGCAGGCTCGACCCGCGTGATGCCGAACTACAACGTCATGGGCGTCGCCAAGGCCGCGCTCGAAGCCTCGGTGCGCTACCTCGCCAGCGACCTCGGGCCGGACGGAATCCGCGTCAACGCCCTCTCGGCCGGTCCGATGCGCACGCTGGCCGGCGCCGGCATCGCCGATGCCCGGCTGATGTACAATCACCAAAAGGCGCACGCGCCGCTGCGGCGCACGGTGACGCTGGAGGATGTCGGCAATTCCGCCCTCTACCTCCTCTCCGATCTCTCCGCCGGCGTGACCGGTGAGATCCACTTCGTCGATTCGGGCTACAACATCATCTCGATGCCGCGGCCGGCGGTGCTTCAGGCCCAGGACGAGGCGGGCGTCGTCGGCGACGACGTGTGA
- the fabA gene encoding 3-hydroxyacyl-[acyl-carrier-protein] dehydratase FabA, with translation MASLDQQPDGASPQRASSYSYEDLLACGRGELFGAGNAQLPLPPMLMFDRITSIGTEGGAHGKGHVLAEFDIRPDLWFFPCHFKDDPVMPGCLGLDALWQLVGFHLGWLGAPGRGRALGVGEVKFSDQVLPTVKQVVYGIDIKRVRQGKLVLGIADGWLEADGQRIYEASDLRVALFRS, from the coding sequence ATGGCCTCTCTCGACCAGCAACCCGACGGCGCTTCTCCGCAGCGCGCTTCGAGCTACTCCTACGAGGATCTCCTGGCCTGCGGACGCGGTGAGCTGTTCGGAGCGGGCAACGCCCAGCTTCCGCTTCCGCCGATGCTGATGTTCGATCGGATCACCTCGATCGGGACAGAGGGCGGCGCCCACGGCAAGGGGCACGTGCTGGCCGAGTTCGATATCCGGCCCGACCTCTGGTTCTTCCCCTGTCACTTCAAGGATGACCCGGTGATGCCGGGCTGCCTTGGGCTCGACGCCCTGTGGCAGCTCGTCGGCTTCCATCTCGGCTGGCTCGGCGCGCCGGGTCGCGGCCGGGCGCTCGGCGTCGGCGAGGTGAAGTTCAGCGACCAGGTGCTGCCGACGGTCAAGCAGGTCGTCTACGGCATCGACATCAAGCGCGTGCGCCAGGGCAAACTCGTGCTCGGCATCGCAGACGGCTGGCTGGAGGCCGACGGTCAGCGCATCTACGAGGCGAGCGACCTGCGCGTGGCGCTGTTCCGGTCCTGA
- the fabB gene encoding beta-ketoacyl-ACP synthase I — protein sequence MRRVVITGMGIVSSIGNNTQEVLASLREARSGIARAEAQAAHGFRSQVAGAPTIDPEGVVDRRAMRFHGGGTAWNHIAMDQAIRDAGLEEREISNDRTGIIMGSGGPSTRTIVESAAIAREKGPKRVGPFAVPKAMSSTASATLATWFKIRGVNYSISSACATSNHCIGNAAEIIRGGRQDVIFAGGCEELDWTLSVLFDAMGAMSSRYNDTPARASRAYDVNRDGFVIAGGAGVLVLEEYEHAKARGARIYGEVAGYGATSDGHDMVAPSGEGAVRCMRQAMEDLKGARIDYINPHATSTPVGDDKEIEAIREVFGAGDSCPPISATKSLTGHSLGATGVQEAIYALLMMNNGFICESAHIDELDPAFADMPILRQRRDGVQLGHVMSNSFGFGGTNATLVLKHPDA from the coding sequence ATGCGGCGTGTCGTCATCACCGGGATGGGCATCGTCTCGTCCATCGGCAACAATACCCAGGAGGTTCTGGCCTCCCTGCGCGAGGCCCGTTCCGGGATCGCGCGTGCCGAAGCGCAGGCCGCGCACGGCTTCCGCAGCCAGGTCGCAGGCGCGCCGACGATCGATCCGGAAGGCGTCGTCGATCGCCGCGCCATGCGCTTCCACGGCGGCGGCACCGCCTGGAACCACATCGCCATGGATCAGGCGATCCGCGATGCGGGGCTCGAAGAGCGCGAGATCTCGAACGACCGTACCGGCATCATCATGGGCTCGGGCGGTCCCTCGACCCGCACCATCGTCGAATCCGCGGCCATCGCCCGCGAGAAGGGACCGAAGCGGGTCGGCCCGTTCGCGGTGCCGAAGGCGATGTCCTCGACCGCGTCCGCCACGCTCGCCACGTGGTTCAAGATCCGCGGCGTGAACTATTCGATCTCGTCGGCCTGCGCGACGTCGAATCACTGCATCGGCAACGCTGCCGAGATCATCCGCGGCGGCCGGCAGGACGTGATCTTCGCCGGCGGCTGCGAGGAGTTGGACTGGACGCTCTCCGTCCTGTTCGACGCCATGGGCGCCATGTCCTCGCGCTACAACGACACGCCGGCCCGCGCCTCGCGCGCCTACGACGTGAACCGCGACGGCTTCGTCATTGCCGGCGGCGCCGGCGTCCTGGTGCTGGAAGAGTACGAGCACGCCAAGGCACGCGGCGCGCGGATCTACGGCGAGGTCGCCGGCTACGGCGCCACCTCCGACGGGCACGACATGGTCGCCCCCTCCGGCGAGGGCGCGGTGCGCTGCATGCGCCAAGCGATGGAAGACCTGAAGGGCGCCCGGATCGACTACATCAACCCGCACGCGACCTCGACGCCCGTCGGCGACGACAAGGAGATCGAAGCGATTCGCGAGGTGTTCGGTGCCGGCGATTCCTGCCCGCCGATCTCGGCCACCAAGTCGCTGACCGGGCATTCGCTCGGGGCGACCGGCGTGCAGGAAGCGATCTACGCGCTCCTGATGATGAACAACGGCTTCATCTGCGAGAGCGCGCATATCGACGAGCTCGACCCGGCTTTCGCCGACATGCCGATCCTGCGCCAGCGCCGGGACGGAGTGCAGCTCGGCCACGTCATGTCGAACTCGTTCGGCTTCGGCGGGACCAATGCGACGCTGGTGCTCAAGCACCCGGACGCGTGA
- a CDS encoding DoxX family protein, which produces MDLTSITAQWAPRMLSVLRIVSALIFMAHGTQKILGFPPSAMNPPLLSLSGIAGLLELVGGALLVVGLFSRPVAFILSGQMAFAYFIAHAPKSFFPALNGGDAAILFCFVFLYIAFAGPGPWSLDAQRGRRTY; this is translated from the coding sequence ATGGATCTGACGAGCATCACCGCACAATGGGCGCCGCGGATGCTGAGCGTCCTGCGAATCGTCTCGGCACTGATCTTCATGGCGCACGGCACGCAGAAGATCCTCGGTTTCCCGCCGAGCGCGATGAACCCGCCACTGCTATCGCTGTCCGGAATCGCCGGCCTGCTCGAACTCGTCGGCGGCGCGCTGCTCGTGGTCGGGCTGTTCAGCCGGCCGGTCGCTTTCATCCTCTCCGGCCAGATGGCCTTCGCCTACTTCATCGCCCACGCGCCGAAGAGCTTCTTCCCGGCCCTCAACGGGGGTGATGCGGCAATCCTGTTCTGCTTCGTCTTCCTCTACATCGCCTTCGCCGGCCCCGGCCCGTGGAGCCTCGATGCGCAGCGCGGCCGCCGCACGTACTGA
- a CDS encoding D-glycerate dehydrogenase, with the protein MSSLKRKPLVVVTRRLPDAVETRMRELFDTRLNHDDAPLSQEALAAAIREADVLVPTVTDEIGAGLLAQAGPNLRLIANFGNGVDHIDVAAALERGITVTNTPGVLTEDTADMTMALILAVARRIAEGARIIPDDDWTTGWSPTWMLGRRITGKRLGIVGMGRIGQALARRAKAFGLSIHYHNRRRVPAHIEESLDATYWESLDQMLARVDIVSVNCPHTPATYHLLSARRLKLLKPEAIVVNTARGEVIDENALARLIEGGEISAAGLDVFEQEPAVSPRLVRLARTGKVVLLPHMGSATHESRTDMGEKVIINIKTFMDGHRPPDRILPSML; encoded by the coding sequence ATGTCGTCGTTGAAGCGCAAGCCGCTGGTGGTCGTCACCCGGCGCCTGCCGGACGCGGTCGAAACGCGTATGCGCGAATTGTTCGACACGCGCCTCAACCACGATGACGCGCCGCTGTCGCAGGAGGCGCTGGCCGCCGCGATCCGCGAGGCGGACGTGCTGGTGCCGACGGTGACCGACGAGATCGGCGCCGGTTTGCTGGCCCAGGCCGGGCCGAACCTGAGGCTGATCGCCAATTTCGGCAACGGCGTCGATCACATCGACGTCGCCGCAGCCCTGGAGCGGGGCATCACGGTCACCAACACGCCGGGCGTGCTGACCGAGGACACCGCCGACATGACCATGGCGCTGATCCTGGCGGTGGCCCGCCGGATCGCCGAGGGCGCCCGCATCATCCCCGATGACGACTGGACGACGGGCTGGTCACCGACCTGGATGCTCGGCCGGCGCATCACGGGCAAGCGCCTCGGTATCGTCGGCATGGGCCGCATCGGCCAGGCTCTGGCCCGCCGGGCCAAGGCGTTCGGCCTGTCGATCCACTACCACAACCGCCGCCGGGTGCCCGCGCATATCGAGGAATCGCTCGACGCGACCTACTGGGAATCGCTGGATCAGATGCTGGCGCGGGTGGACATCGTGTCGGTCAATTGTCCGCACACGCCCGCGACCTATCACCTGCTCTCGGCGCGCCGCCTCAAGCTGCTCAAGCCCGAGGCGATCGTCGTCAACACCGCCCGCGGCGAAGTGATCGACGAGAACGCGTTGGCGCGCCTGATCGAGGGCGGCGAGATCTCGGCGGCCGGCCTCGACGTGTTCGAGCAGGAGCCGGCGGTGAGCCCGCGCCTCGTGCGGCTCGCCCGCACCGGCAAGGTGGTCCTGCTGCCGCATATGGGCTCGGCGACGCACGAGAGCCGCACTGATATGGGCGAGAAGGTCATCATCAACATCAAGACCTTCATGGACGGCCACCGCCCGCCGGACCGGATCCTTCCGAGCATGCTCTGA
- the fliP gene encoding flagellar type III secretion system pore protein FliP (The bacterial flagellar biogenesis protein FliP forms a type III secretion system (T3SS)-type pore required for flagellar assembly.): MTPSPCRPVLRPALRTTVLAVLLFVGGSGAALAQSVTLDLGAGGTTERALQLVALITVLALAPSVLVMATSFTRIVVVLSILRSALGTQTAPPNTVMVSLALFLTAFVMAPTAREAYRNGVEPLVAGQISQSQAFERASAPFKTFMLRNVREKDLKLFLDMARQPAPAGPEAIGLEIVTPAFMISELRRAFEIGFLLFIPFLIIDLVVASVLMAMGMMMLPPATVALPFKLIFFVLVDGWTLVAGSLIQSYGG; this comes from the coding sequence ATGACCCCCTCCCCCTGCCGACCCGTGCTGCGCCCCGCTCTTCGGACGACGGTCCTGGCTGTCCTGCTGTTCGTGGGGGGCTCGGGCGCGGCGCTGGCGCAGAGCGTCACCCTCGATCTCGGCGCGGGCGGCACCACCGAGCGGGCGCTCCAGCTCGTCGCGCTGATCACGGTCCTGGCGCTCGCGCCGTCCGTCCTGGTGATGGCGACCTCCTTCACCCGGATCGTCGTCGTGCTGTCGATCCTGCGCTCGGCGCTCGGCACCCAGACCGCCCCGCCCAACACGGTGATGGTCAGCCTCGCTCTGTTCCTGACGGCGTTCGTGATGGCACCGACGGCGCGGGAGGCCTATCGGAACGGCGTCGAGCCGCTGGTGGCCGGCCAGATCAGCCAGTCCCAGGCCTTCGAGCGGGCCTCCGCACCGTTCAAGACCTTCATGCTGCGCAATGTGCGCGAGAAGGATCTTAAGCTCTTCCTCGACATGGCCCGTCAGCCGGCCCCCGCGGGTCCGGAAGCGATCGGCCTGGAAATCGTCACCCCCGCCTTCATGATCTCGGAGCTGCGCCGCGCCTTCGAGATCGGCTTCCTTCTGTTCATCCCCTTCCTGATCATCGATCTCGTGGTCGCCTCGGTGCTGATGGCGATGGGTATGATGATGCTCCCGCCGGCCACCGTTGCGCTGCCGTTCAAGCTGATCTTCTTCGTTCTGGTCGACGGTTGGACGTTGGTGGCAGGCTCCCTCATTCAAAGCTACGGAGGGTGA
- a CDS encoding SH3 domain-containing protein yields the protein MRPPELPPTNPARLALLAALFALLVPLSAEAAPPPTPAPDLGKGPVTKLPLPRYASLKTNRVNLREGPSKDHRTLWVFQREGLPVEIVAEFETWRRIRDSEGTEGWVLHSLLSGRRTAVVIPPSGERADAAKATVPLNARADEQSGEQARLQPGVIGSVKSCTGSWCRLVVPLPDKRGDVDGYIRQSRLWGVYPDERVE from the coding sequence ATGCGCCCGCCTGAGCTGCCCCCGACGAACCCCGCCCGCCTCGCGCTGCTTGCGGCCCTTTTTGCCCTGCTCGTGCCGCTGTCCGCCGAGGCTGCTCCGCCTCCCACCCCCGCGCCGGATCTCGGCAAGGGACCGGTGACGAAGCTGCCCCTGCCGCGCTACGCCAGCCTGAAGACCAATCGCGTCAACCTGCGCGAGGGCCCCTCGAAAGATCACCGCACCCTGTGGGTGTTCCAACGCGAGGGCCTGCCGGTCGAGATCGTTGCCGAGTTCGAGACCTGGCGGCGCATCCGCGATTCGGAAGGGACGGAAGGCTGGGTGCTGCACTCGCTGCTCTCGGGCCGGCGCACCGCTGTGGTGATCCCGCCCTCCGGCGAGCGCGCCGATGCGGCCAAGGCCACCGTCCCGCTCAATGCCCGGGCCGACGAGCAGTCGGGCGAGCAGGCCCGGCTGCAGCCGGGCGTGATCGGGAGCGTGAAGAGCTGCACCGGCTCGTGGTGCCGTCTCGTGGTGCCGCTTCCGGACAAGCGCGGCGACGTCGACGGCTATATCCGTCAGAGCCGGCTCTGGGGCGTTTATCCCGACGAGCGGGTCGAATAG
- the irr gene encoding Fur family transcriptional regulator Irr has product MSDLMPLQAVLNARSLSPVDGAGRRGCPLSDLRDRLRRAGLRPTRQRLSLGWLLFGRGDRHLTAEMLYDEAMRAKVPVSLATVYNTLHQFTEAGLLRQLALDGSKAYFDTNPSEHHHFFLEEEGEVLDMPECGISVDSLPEAPEGMEIAGVEVIVRLRRRKASGRA; this is encoded by the coding sequence ATGTCCGATCTGATGCCACTCCAGGCCGTGCTGAACGCCCGGTCCCTTTCGCCGGTCGATGGTGCCGGCCGCCGGGGCTGCCCGCTCTCCGACCTGCGCGACCGCCTGCGCCGGGCCGGTCTGCGTCCGACGCGTCAGCGCCTGTCGCTGGGCTGGCTCCTGTTCGGCCGCGGCGATCGTCACCTGACGGCCGAAATGCTCTACGACGAGGCGATGCGCGCCAAGGTGCCGGTCTCTCTGGCGACCGTCTATAACACGCTGCATCAGTTCACCGAGGCGGGCCTGTTGCGCCAGCTCGCGCTGGACGGGTCGAAGGCCTATTTCGACACCAATCCGAGCGAGCACCACCACTTCTTCCTCGAGGAAGAGGGCGAGGTTCTCGACATGCCGGAATGCGGCATCTCGGTCGATTCGTTGCCCGAGGCGCCCGAGGGCATGGAGATCGCCGGCGTCGAGGTGATCGTCCGCCTGCGCCGCCGCAAGGCGTCCGGTCGCGCCTGA